TTGACAGTTTTTGACCAAAtggatcaattaaaaaaatctgatttaaaacaacatttcgCTTATCAAAATTCTTTATTACTTTCAAAGCACAGAATGCGAAAATTTCAGACATTTGTCGAGGAAGGttgtaggctacttttcattTAGGTGCATGAACTGTCTCACGGCACTCAAATGAAACCGCTGATTGATATTGGTGGAAATTCAGTCTAGTCGCCATCGCCATAGTCGGAACTTGGAATCaatcatagacataatattagtaaacaggactgcgcatataaacccaaaaaacgagccgagtgaaacagttagtacggaggctgtctgtccctttctaatagggtgactatgagattaagctatgtgagacaaatccgaatttgctaagattattaaacacagattagtattgaagttttaacttacgcagtttgtgaccttaagatactaataaaggcttttaataattagcggaaattagcagtataaaagcaggaagattcgaagtgaagactgtttttttttgtatttctacttcatatatagactgctgagccatttatgtcgcctttcttcattttttgggaagctataacaatagtgcaacagttttaaaatacatcacccatattttgactcgttacaagaattcatgggcaccctagttgtttggtttacgaaaatgttattattagctaacctgtggaacgatatattgcaaccaccataggattcacttttgcaagtagaaacgcaacactttttcaccattttaacagtttaaattgatttaatacaaaaaaatataaacaaaattttaaatgctgattacgcgccaagaatgttcagggttaccgctagaaaataaaaaaaagcaaaataaaaatttatgttgtttatgttttaataataaatacgaataaattaatgcaatttttattaatttgttgacttacaattgttaaaataagataaaaatataagtgattcaattgttttttgggaagacaaaacttttgatcacaacatttttttatgctggcaaggtgttagaaagagacaaacagcctccgttcgaactatcccgctcggctcggatttgcctctgtgtattatgcaaccaatttagtaccttattgcgttagaatagagttcattttcgtaaatatatattttgagcgtgcgcaatcttgtttagtaatattatatctatggaaTCAATTGGAAAGTGCTGCCCTCTTCATGTAATTAcatgaaaactttgtttatttttctgtcaAGAGATGTCGCCACCATAGGGTTGTagctagcgccatctattatgGAATAGCCAAAGCTCTATTTCGTCTATTCGACGCTAGATGTCATTATTATAAACTATTATTTCTTATGTAATGGCAACCCTGGCGATATAAAACAGAATGCTACATTAAAAATGCTTCTTTTTGATTGGTGGATCGTACCGGTACGAAATGGCATTCTTGACTTCCGCCATTTTGCCAACGCCTGGCTGTGAGATAGGCGTTCAAAGAAATATAGTGAACATCCAGTTAAATTCCGGCAATCTGCCGGTTTTTCTGAAAGGTACGTAAGCACTATTTATTATTAGGGATTTCTTTAATCAAAATTGTGGTTATTTTCGTCGCACTGGGTATCTCCACGGTCGATTTTGTATCGATCGTGGTCGTTTAAAAGGTGCTATATAAAATAAGCTCACCCATTCGAAAACACAAGTATATCTCTGTTTTTGTCAGTTACGAGCTTAACATTTATATTGAATCTATAAACAACCGGCTGCAGTTGCAATTTGAaacttattttgtaacaaaatgtcTCTCTTTCAGACGTAGGATAAAGCCGCAAAGATGTATCTGTACAATCTGACTTTGCAAGGCTCATCTTCGATTACACATGCCGTTCACGGTAATTTCTCCGGGACGAAGCAGCAGGAGATAGTGATTTCACGTGGGAAGACGTTGGAACTGCTTCGGCCCGACCCCAACACCGGGAAAGTGCATACGCTGATGAAAGTGGAGATTTTCGGCGTTATCAGATCTATGATGTCATTTCGGCTCACCGGAGGCACTAAAGGTAAATGACCTTTTTGAGTTTAATGACCACGTGGGTCTCTAGGCCGACATAACCAAAAAAACTTAGTGGGAGGTCAACCTCAATTGCATAATTATTATAGATAAGTACATATAGCCAACATTTTGCGCGCGTAATCTGGTctagtattttataacaatgtaaTCTCAAGTTGACCCAGTTACCTCTGTTCagtaaatagtaatttataaatgtttctAGTGAGTTCTATGCTATAATATTGCATCGTCTTGCTCCATGCACCTAATATACAAGCTGTATGGGATAACTAGATGCATAGACTAGCCAATACGTCGCTCTTTACAACCACTATGGTTGTCGAGATGTACCGCATTGGtacaattataattacataaagTTTTAATTCAACTTGTACTCGAGAAGCtggttattaattttgtttttgccaTTGTTACAGATTATATTGTGATAGGATCAGATTCTGGTCGCATTGTGATATTAGAGTATATTCCAAAGAAGAACATTCTGGAAAAAGTTCATCAAGAAACATTTGGCAAATCTGGATGCCGCAGAATTGTACCCGGCCAGTACTTGGCAATTGATCCCAAAGGCAGAGCTGTTATGATCGGTAAGAACAACATCATGCATTAGACAAAATATAGTAAATCAGTTGTAATACTGATAAACTATGCAGCTCATATTATACTTGTTGACCTGACtaatatatcatttatttttaggtgcaaTTGAAAAGCAGAAGCTTGTGTACATATTAAACAGAGATGCTGAAGCCAGGCTCACAATTTCTTCTCCCCTGGAAGCTCACAAGTCCAACACATTGGTCTACCACATGGTTGGAGTGGACGTTGGCTTTGAAAACCCAATGTTTGCTTGTCTGGAGATTGACTATGAAGAGGCAGATGCAGATCCTTCAGGTTAgttgtaaaattgaaaattttaatagtaGCACCCCACCGTGATTATTTTGAGGTCCGTGTTTCCGACTGACAGTGACGTCAAATCCTCTATGTATGAGTTATAGCATTATAACCTACAACTGATTGTTTAAATAcatcaaaaaactaaacattttatttatattttaggtgAAGCAGCACAAAAGACACAACAGACACTCACATTCTATGAGTTAGATTTAGGTTTGAACCATGTTGTCAGAAAGTACTCTGAACCTCTTGAGGAGCATGCAAACTTCCTCATCACAGTGCCAGGAGGCAATGATGGCCCATCAGGAGTACTCATTTGCTCGGAAAACTATCTCACATACAAGAACTTGGGTGACCAGCATGACATCCGATGTCCCATCCCGCGACGGCGAAATGACTTGGATGACCCTGAGAGAGGAATGATATTTGTCTGTTCAGCTACCCACAAGACCAAATCAATGTTCTTCTTCTTGGCACAGACTGAGCAAGGAGATATATTCAAAATTACTATTGAGACTGATGAAGATATGGTcactgaaattaaattgaagTACTTTGACACTGTACCTGTGGCAACTGCAATGTGTGTGCTCAAGACTGGCTTCCTATTTGTGGCCTGTGAATTTGGCAACCAGTAAGTATCTATCTTCACCTCTTTTACGCATAATGTTACAGAAATTGAGAGACGTTTAGTGCTCTCTTATGTATACTAAATGCCAGATTAATTATCTCCGAACCAAGGTCCTCCTTCTTAAATGGGGGAGAGCACACTGATGTGAGATAAACAAATTCTCTTAACTTATTTCTcctatacaatacatatttagatACTTTTAGAACTTTTGATTAACAAGTTGTTACTTTACAGCTACCTGTACCAAATTGCTCACTTGggtgatgaagatgatgaacCAGAATTCAGTTCAGCCATGCCTTTGGAGGAAGGAGACACATTTTTCTTTGCTCCAAGGCCACTAAGGAATCTGGTGCTTGTAGATGAACTGGACTCCCTGTCGCCCATTCTTGGTAAGTTTAACTACAACTCTGAAATAAAATGAGCTTGATTTTTTCTACACCCCAATGATGTCAAACTATACGCTCCGTGTTTCATCTGAAGAACATTGACGAATGCTTAACCAGATCTGAGGTTTCCAAAAACTACAGCAAAATAAGTATTgcttaaaacaaatgtttaattttcCAATTTTTATTCTAGCATGTCGTGTGGCCGATTTGGCTGCTGAAGATACTCCTCAAGTGTATCTGGCTTGTGGCAGAGGACCAAGATCATCACTAAGAGCTCTTAGGCATGGTTTAGAGGTTGCTGAGATGGCTGTGTCTGAGTTGCCTGGTTCTCCCAATGCTGTATGGACCGTCAGGCGACACAAGGATGGTAAGCAACACATTTTCTTAACTTACagaattaatcattattttcatgaatggAGATTATGttgatattagaaaaaaatcggTTTAGACAAGAAATGTAACTTGATGCAATAACACAGGAAGAAATAAGGAGCGTAATGATTATATCTTTTGGTCCGTGTTACCGACATACAGTGACGCTACAAACTAACCACTTATGAATGCTCCTCTTTATCAACAAGTTACTAATAAAACCCTGGTTGTTTGTCATACATAAACACCAGTggtttttcttttcagaatCTTCTTTCGGCTGATGAACGAATAAGAGATGGTTTCAACAAACACTCGAAGGTAGGCATCCACGACGTCATAATTCGCAACTGGAAGCTGACATCACTGGAAGACTTATTACATTTTCGCCAACTATTGGGTCCAATCTTATCTTAGATTTTTCTTTTGGTTGCAGAGGAGTATGATTCTTACATCATTGTGTCGTTCGTAAATGCCACGCTTGTACTATCTATCGGTGAAACGGTAGAAGAAGTGACGGACTCTGGGTTCCTGGGCACCACGCCCACGCTCAGCTGTCACGCGCTCGGCGCCGACGCCCTCGTTCAAGTGTACCCAGACGGCATCCGGCACATCCGCGCCGATAAGCGTGTCAACGAATGGAAGGCTCCAGGGAAGAAATCCATTGTCAAATGCGCAGTTAATCAGAGACAAGTAGTTATTGCTCTGACAGGAGGAGAATTAGTCTATTTTGAAATGGACCCTGTAAGTTAAcctctaatttatttaatgtttatttgtataccGACGTGTTTGTGTGGCTGTGCCTTCGGGTGCGGCCACACAAGAGTGGTGCGTAGCTGCCGCATGCAGTGATGTGCCCACAACGTCGCAGAGCATGTCGCTCTCCCGCTTGCGGTAGAGAGCGGCACTCGGCATATTCCATAGCCGAGCTGGAGCCGTTCAGGCGGTGAAGGCGGCAAAACCATGCCGtggacaaacatacataaatacatattcttttgtttcctactttgaaattttgttctaaTCAGCTTTACTATTTCAGACTGGTCAACTAAATGAATACACTGAGAGGAAGAAGTTGTCGTCAGATGTGTCATGCATGGCGTTGGGTTCAGTAGCGACTGGTGAACAAAGAGCCTGGTTCTTAGCTGTTGGACTGAATGACAACACTGTCAGGATCATCTCATTAGACCCATCTGTaagtttttatcaattttatatattatacattTCTTTTCTAATGTGTTTTAAATGATGATACAAGGACACCACTGAATTTTTGTGATTACAACAACCTAAAATGCGTTATTCTCAAACTGCTGACATAACTTTCGCTAATATTATAACATGGTGACGCTTCTACATAAATTAAACcagattatttatttcaggaCTGCCTCGCCCCACGTTCCATGCAAGCCTTGCCAGCCGGCGCCGAATCTCTTTGTATTGTGGAACAACCGTTCGAGTCTGGTGCTAAATCCGCCTTACAGTTGAACATTGGCTTGAGCAATGGAGTATTACTGAGAACTACCTTAGACTCGGTCAGTGGGGATTTGGCTGACACAAGAACAAGGTAAGTTTGCATAAAATTAGACATCTGTGTTATCTACCTAGTAATTACCAATGATGACAAAACCTTATCGCTCCTTTTATAAACTGAGTTTTAGTGAGGATTAACTTAACCAGATCTGAGGTTCTCAACATGAAAATTAACATTGCTATGTCATTAGTTCATCTTACCAAAAAATTGTACCTTTTCTCAGGTACTTGGGATCTCGGCCGGTGAAGTTATTCAAAGTTCGCGTACAAGCGGCTGAGGCCGTGCTTGCTGTATCATCAAGAACTTGGCTGGGATACCACTATCAGAATCGCTTCCACCTCACGCCACTGTCCTATGAATGCTTGGAGTATGCAGCTGGATTTAGCTCTGGTTAGTATACAATGCCTTTCAATTTTTACGATATGTTATTATGTAACGATGCTGAAGTGATTTTCATGATAATTAAAGATTGTATTTTGTTCGTAATACCTATGATTTTAAGTACATTTCAatagtacataattatattaaaaattgtataCCGACGTGTTTGTGTGGCTGTGCCTTCGGGTGCGGCCACACAAGAGTGGTGCGTAGCTGCCGCATGCAGTGATGTGCCCACAACGTCGCAGAGCATGTCGCTCTCCCGCTTGCGGTAGAGAGCGGCACTCGGCATATTCCATAGCCGAGCTGGAGCCGTTCAGGCGGTGAAGGCGGCAAAACCATGCCGTGGACAAACAAACCTTAACAAAACCATATATGTCTTATCAACTGCCATGTATGTTAATCCTACTTTCATCTTCCAGAACAGTGCGCCGAAGGTATCGTAGCAATCTCCTCAAACACCCTCAGAATTTTGGCGTTAGAAAAACTAGGCGCCGTTTTCAATCAGACCTACCTGCCACTTGAATATACGCCGAGAAAGTTCGTCATTAACTCTGATAACAACAACATCATCATTCTGGAGACTGATCACAACTCTTACACTGAGGAAATGAAAAACCAAAGAAGGTAAATAAATCATACATACTctaacaatattgtttattttctaatgatgacaaaaatacacacaaagcCGAATTCAATGTAGATTACCCTGCAGTACTGatttacaacataataaaaatagaaaacgaCAATGCTGTGAAAGTTTCTAACCTAATATCTAATTTTTAGGGTTCAAATGGCGCAAGAAATGAGAGAAGCTGCGGCAGGTGGCGGCCCTGAAGAACAGCAACTTGCTAATGAAATGGCTGATGCGTTCCTCTCGGATACACTTCCTGAAAATATATTCTCGTCACCCAAAGCTGGAGCAGGTAAATATCTCGACTATGACATATTGAATTCTTAACTAAGCCACATTCTCTGGGCAAGAGCAGGAAATGACATTGAGCATACTGACTCTAATCGGGTGTGGCGATATTAATTCCCAACGTTAATCCCAAATGGTCTTAATATAAGACATTTGATTCAAGTGTGGGAAACATTTcaaaacatattaaatacaatttaacatCATAACTCTTTGCCAGTTTTCTATAGCATTATTTTCGTTTGCCAGGTATGTGGGCATCTCAAATCCGTGTGGTTGATATGGGGGTGAGCGGAGGTCAGCCGACTACATTATTCAAGTTGCCGCTGGAACAGAACGAGGCGGCGGTGTCGGGATGCATCGTGCGGTGGGCAGCTCACGCCGAACACGCACAGGCCCACTTAGTCGTCGGCGTCGCCAAAGACATGATTTTATCTCCAAGATCCTGCACAGAAGGCAGTTTACACGTTTATAaggtaaatattacaaaatttaatgcaatgtatttataatttagaaCATGgaagtttaaaatgtaaaacattttaatgtaaatatatccTGTATTataatgtgatttatttttacagatttatgGCAGTACTGGGAAGTTAGAGTTAGTTCACAAGACACCTGTAGACGAATATCCTGGCGCGTTAGCTCCGTTCAATGGCAGGCTGTTGGCAGGAGTTGGGCGTATGTTAAGATTATACGACATCGGCAGACGAAAGCTACTGCGCAAGTGCGAAAACCGACACATTCCAAACCTTATAGCCGACATCAAAACTATTGGCCAGAGGATATTCGCATCAGATGTACAAGAATCTGTTTTCTGTCTGAAGTACAAAAAGCGAGAGAATCAGCTGATCATATTCGCTGATGACACCAATCCAAGATGGATCACAAATAGCTGTATTCTGGATTATGATACTGTCGCCATGTCTGATAAATTTGGCAATGTTGCTGTGATGAGACTGCCCCAGTCAGTTactgatgatgttgatgaagATCCTACAGGGAACAAAGCACTCTGGGATAGAGGTAAGCTatactaacatttatttttacacccGCAACGGCGTTACTTTACGCTGAATTATGGCCCTAATCACAACCTTGCGtgatgaaacaaaattatatacatGCTAGACTAATGAAAGTAATGATTATTTATTCCAATCTGATAATGTCACCAAATTAGAAATACATTTCACGCGTCACCGCCTTGATACTAATTTGCTATTGAATTTTCAGGACTTCTGAATGGAGCATCCCAGAAAGGCGATGTTGTGGTCAACTTCCACGTCGGAGAGACTGTAACCACGCTACAAAGAGCTACACTCATTCCTGGCGGTTCTGAAGCCCTATTGTACGCGACCGTCAGCGGCTCTCTCGGCGTTCTGCTTCCCTTCACATCTAGAGAAGATCACGACTTCTTCCAGCATCTGGAGATGCATATGAGGAGTGAGAACCCGCCACTGTGTGGCCGGGATCACTTGTCTTTTAGGAGCTATTATTACCCAGTAAAGGTcagtatcaaattatttttattcgttcACTGCACTTGATTTTCATAAGGCTATCCGCCGGTTAGTCAGCAGTTGACTTCATGGAGAAGTCTCCTGTGTTACACTGTCGGTAGAGCACGACGGTCGCATCGCGGCGAGTGCGCTTGTCGTTATGACTGCGCCTCGCTGTTACCGGCCGTCGAGTTCCGGAGAGTTGGACGCGTTTATCATAGCGCTACTATAGTTTTGGAACGGACATAACcacacataaacaaaatatttgtctaaTGTAATGTTTATCCCTAGCTATGATTATTGTTAACTCCATGTAGGTAATACCTATCTAATCATGCTTTATCTTGTTATAGAATGTGATAGACGGCGACCTGTGCGAGCAGTTCAACTCGCTGGAGCCGGCCAAGCAGAAGGCGATCGCCGGCGACTTGGAGAGAACGCCCGCCGAAGTGTCCAAAAAGTTGGAAGACATTAGAACTAGATATGCGTTTTAAGTTATATTATGGTGATTTCTTGTATTAATTTaacataagtaataaaaataagaaagaaacGTAGCATCTTATTATTTACATGACATACCTACACACTTacctttaaattataaatagccCTGATTCTCAATTTTCGAAGCTTAATGTTCGGcgataattttgttatattccCATCGGGAAATTAAATTCGCAGTTGCCACCGTGCGGAAAATCCGCTATTCGCCGAGCCGTGAGCCAAAAGGTACCTAAACAATTGGTCTAGTAATCCCCAGGCTGgagaacaatttttttagacactACGTAAGGgagtatacaatgtgtcccggggataagtgaccgcccgaaattttttgaatatttgtacaaaattaaggataatttcatttatatttttgaaaaaaatcattaaaaattttttattgtcaggcctgttaataacaggctttgctcttttttttcaaatttcaactgactgtatttttgcatttgtttgaaatagcagcaaacattgctgtgagcttttgtaggaaatatcatgtagtttattaataaattaaaagaaagtgatattaagggggcatttattggacttattttgaaaaaactgaaaaaaaggcgttattttctttgaatttttattttcttttttttctaataaatgttttattacatttttgttatgtttgataattttacttgataaactatgatgtcggctagtcaataaagaaaaaagaatttaaaaagatgtaaaaacttaggaaatatcttaaaaaaactgcagcacgtcacagtatttactaaaaatcattaaaaaaaaaccaaaggcggtaagtcccaaatataaaggaaattatccttaattttgtacaaatattcaaaaaatttcgggcggtcacttatccccgggacacattgtatatatgGAGAAAGTACATGAGAGAGCATATGgagaaagtacataagggagtctcgagtaagtaggtacataagggaATATATGGGGTTAGTACGTAAAGGAGTTTATGGGGCAAGTACATAGTGTATGGattaagtacataagggagcatATGGGGTTAGTACCCAAGGGAGTATATTATGGGGCAAGTACAGTTGGCAACAATGATAAACGCAGCAGCGCCTTTGCGCATTTGAAAAGTTTGTCATTATAAGAAAAGCACTCAGTCTTTTTGTATCTGTGTCAAAAAAAAGAAGATGTATCAAAATTGCCACACGTCCTATAACAAAGTGATGTATCTGagagaaaagataaaaatgtaaaaaaaaaaagatggcatataatcatcggcacggatattgagcctgaccttcacctgcgcagaagcgatttattggtttattgccttatgtgtacagtgcgcaaagcgatccccactcttccgccgagagctcaatatccgtgccgataactatactctCTAAATTTTTAACACCTTTACGAAAAAATTGTTCAGGCactgttatgaaaacatcgttttattaaattatttttttgtttaatagggtATACCTAACAGGTGGTCCCATGATCTGACCATAAAAAGGATCTGATGAacctttttatggtttgtttaccTTTTGGCTCATGGCTCCGCGAATAGGGTATAGCCGTCAGTCTTCCAATGTGATACCGAGTTTCATTAAAACCCGTGAAACGTCCACATCGATCGGAAAACTTGATAACATCCCTCTCGCTGCCGGCAACTGGGAAACAAACAACCTGTGAAAAAGTTAATTTCATCAAGTCATTCTTTGTAGAGTAGTAAACTAAACACTATGCAGGAAGAAGACAATgcctagaaaataaattaataggtaatAGCCGGTCCGATAAAGTAATTGTTATTAGGTGTTATATGGGCTGTTGCCGTATGCTAGTGCAATCCTATCTTGTAAACCGCGTAACAGCTATCAATTTCGCAATATTCTCAAACTGCAGTATTTCTCAAATTTTTTTTCACCTCAATAATTTTACTCTCATTCAACCTTGTAAATTAACATGGCAAAATATGAGATACCTACTGTATTATGTTTACATATCACGCTATAATTTCGTAAACTATAAATCGTCGCTCGTGGAGGCTCAGTGATTGAATATACACCTCACGAGAGCGGTGCGGGTTCGAATCGAACCTAGCGTAGtttccagtattttttttaaaatatgtattacttatGCTTGAACTTGGGCTCTTGTATAGTAGGTAGTCGATTAAATGTGGGTACGTGATTTCCTGAGATGATGTCATTTCAACATGGCTCTCGCCTCTCCACTTTATTAAAGACATGAAATGAATACTAAGTTCCAACTTTCAAGTAAACGTCCCAAGAGCACATACTACGTTTTATTGTGCTCTGTTATTCATTATACAAATAAGTACgtaatatctacataatttaaaacgAGCTAGCAGCCGCTTGACTGTGTTATTAATAGTCCCACAAAACAATATTCGCGTCACCTCGTGGCCTAAAATGCAAATAGGAGAAAAATGCCACGACTGCTTGCGAGCACGTGAAACAAACGTTACCATGACAATTATATCGATCGGCGGCTTTTCCGAGGCTTTTCCCTGAAAGTCTCATTCGCGTGTCGCCTTCTGAAACAATAAGGCACTGAAGTCTAGACACCCAGTTCGATACTCGCCAGTTTATTTACCGCCTGACCCTTATTCAGTCGCTTTTATAATTGGCATATGAATATGGGCATATTGCGTGTATGATAGTGccgttaatttaaaaaactgtcTGCCTGGTGATTGAATCGTGTCGGTAGTACGGGTCCAGCAGCCGTGGACAATGAGTGCACGCGCGAAGCGAACCGAGACGCGCGCTCCGCCACCAATGCGCGAGCGTCCGTTTTTAAAAAGCACTCATTAGCTGGTGCACCGTAACTGCGCTGCGGTTGTACCCGACGCAACGTGTGTGCAATACGGGGCATTAGAAAGTGTAATGAATATCGTGGTGCGATGCTGTCAGTGAGCAAGCCGGCATCGTTAGTCCAGCAGAAGAAGCAGCAGTGGGCGCGGGAGAGAGGTGCGTACGTAGTGTGTGCAGCACCGCCGCTGACGCTGCCCAGCGGCCGCCGCGCCAGTGCGAGCTGGTGCACGCTCGCATCTGCACCACGCTCCCTTGCCATTTCGCAACATATTCACGGTCGTGATTCCATCAAGGAGATTTTGTAGCATTCGCGACTTTCAGACACGTTGAGTTTCCTAAAGTTATTTCGGATTGCGACAACATAAGGCGGTACGTATAACCAAAACACTAATCTATAAGGAattaaagaattttggaaataaacttataaaataaaatacggcaTGCGTAAGTCCAGCACGTTACATCTAGGAATGGGCATAAATCACGACATCGGTTTCACTCTCTGAGGtgttattaatgtaaaaaaataatatcacacGATGTCTATTAAGTTTCCACATTTTATACGACaacaacaaaaaagtaaattaaccaGCAGTAACAATTACATTTTCTAAATTGGAAAACAATCTTTGTGTGGAAAGTGGCGGTCAGTTTTTTATTCACAATTCACAGATCTAAGTATTCGGAAAGTATCGCGCTTCTATGTATAATCCCGACTGAAAcattacttattactattaactCAACGGAAAATTATTGATGAAGAACGGTATACAAAATTGAGTGATTAGTGCCCAGACttaaatcgctttgtgggtggCTTTTATGTTACGTAActttatcattataaattaaCCATGTCGAGTTTACAAAACTCAAATTAGGTCGTCAACTAGTGTTTCCGTCGGCGCCGCCAGGAAGTACTTCAGTTTACGACAGCGGAGTAGCCATCAAATTGTTTCCTCGcttttttaaatgacaaagcGTTACCAAACGACCATAATGGGAAAAAAACCGATTGTTATTGACAGTGTTGGGGGCGGTAGTCAATGAAACAATCTGCTTTCAAGGTTGATGGAACCAATGACCTTTGTGCTTTGAATGCCTCCACGTACACTGATGAGTATGTCACCCCATTcacgccggggctgcgggttgttcgaaagagataccgcggccctggtacataaaaggcctatgacggaacaagacgattttaatcagtaagagtctgacactccctcaccgcgtGGTTATAGCTAGATAAATTACCTAAATTTAGTTATGACTTACCGTGGTAT
Above is a window of Helicoverpa armigera isolate CAAS_96S chromosome 11, ASM3070526v1, whole genome shotgun sequence DNA encoding:
- the LOC110370057 gene encoding splicing factor 3B subunit 3 isoform X1, coding for MYLYNLTLQGSSSITHAVHGNFSGTKQQEIVISRGKTLELLRPDPNTGKVHTLMKVEIFGVIRSMMSFRLTGGTKDYIVIGSDSGRIVILEYIPKKNILEKVHQETFGKSGCRRIVPGQYLAIDPKGRAVMIGAIEKQKLVYILNRDAEARLTISSPLEAHKSNTLVYHMVGVDVGFENPMFACLEIDYEEADADPSGEAAQKTQQTLTFYELDLGLNHVVRKYSEPLEEHANFLITVPGGNDGPSGVLICSENYLTYKNLGDQHDIRCPIPRRRNDLDDPERGMIFVCSATHKTKSMFFFLAQTEQGDIFKITIETDEDMVTEIKLKYFDTVPVATAMCVLKTGFLFVACEFGNHYLYQIAHLGDEDDEPEFSSAMPLEEGDTFFFAPRPLRNLVLVDELDSLSPILACRVADLAAEDTPQVYLACGRGPRSSLRALRHGLEVAEMAVSELPGSPNAVWTVRRHKDEEYDSYIIVSFVNATLVLSIGETVEEVTDSGFLGTTPTLSCHALGADALVQVYPDGIRHIRADKRVNEWKAPGKKSIVKCAVNQRQVVIALTGGELVYFEMDPTGQLNEYTERKKLSSDVSCMALGSVATGEQRAWFLAVGLNDNTVRIISLDPSDCLAPRSMQALPAGAESLCIVEQPFESGAKSALQLNIGLSNGVLLRTTLDSVSGDLADTRTRYLGSRPVKLFKVRVQAAEAVLAVSSRTWLGYHYQNRFHLTPLSYECLEYAAGFSSEQCAEGIVAISSNTLRILALEKLGAVFNQTYLPLEYTPRKFVINSDNNNIIILETDHNSYTEEMKNQRRVQMAQEMREAAAGGGPEEQQLANEMADAFLSDTLPENIFSSPKAGAGMWASQIRVVDMGVSGGQPTTLFKLPLEQNEAAVSGCIVRWAAHAEHAQAHLVVGVAKDMILSPRSCTEGSLHVYKIYGSTGKLELVHKTPVDEYPGALAPFNGRLLAGVGRMLRLYDIGRRKLLRKCENRHIPNLIADIKTIGQRIFASDVQESVFCLKYKKRENQLIIFADDTNPRWITNSCILDYDTVAMSDKFGNVAVMRLPQSVTDDVDEDPTGNKALWDRGLLNGASQKGDVVVNFHVGETVTTLQRATLIPGGSEALLYATVSGSLGVLLPFTSREDHDFFQHLEMHMRSENPPLCGRDHLSFRSYYYPVKNVIDGDLCEQFNSLEPAKQKAIAGDLERTPAEVSKKLEDIRTRYAF
- the LOC110370057 gene encoding splicing factor 3B subunit 3 isoform X2, translating into MYLYNLTLQGSSSITHAVHGNFSGTKQQEIVISRGKTLELLRPDPNTGKVHTLMKVEIFGVIRSMMSFRLTGGTKDYIVIGSDSGRIVILEYIPKKNILEKVHQETFGKSGCRRIVPGQYLAIDPKGRAVMIGAIEKQKLVYILNRDAEARLTISSPLEAHKSNTLVYHMVGVDVGFENPMFACLEIDYEEADADPSGEAAQKTQQTLTFYELDLGLNHVVRKYSEPLEEHANFLITVPGGNDGPSGVLICSENYLTYKNLGDQHDIRCPIPRRRNDLDDPERGMIFVCSATHKTKSMFFFLAQTEQGDIFKITIETDEDMVTEIKLKYFDTVPVATAMCVLKTGFLFVACEFGNHYLYQIAHLGDEDDEPEFSSAMPLEEGDTFFFAPRPLRNLVLVDELDSLSPILACRVADLAAEDTPQVYLACGRGPRSSLRALRHGLEVAEMAVSELPGSPNAVWTVRRHKDESSFG